A part of Dehalogenimonas sp. W genomic DNA contains:
- the priA gene encoding primosomal protein N' → MLYAEVSVNAPAAGRSAFSYQIPAGMNVRPGQAVLVPFGQKILQGIVIEVAEQPRFAETRPLDGLIQPPICLTPQQLAAGLFISRHYLAPLFASLALWLPPGFERQAAAEICRTSQPADVALTPLESAIMAVLPDTCIGQKALEQQFGAAKTGPALRHLLEQGLIDRSYHLAPTRIKPRLERVIILNISADAAADTAAGLTIRAPRQADILFRLANSRGRLPLSELRRELGDITSSVNTLKNKRLLNVIEEEAPRVPCLPAAMELPLTPALTAAQQSALTAVNQGLGTAVPGRAPVFLLHGVTGSGKTEVYLHATAHALQQGRQVIILVPEIALTHQIVERFTARFPGRVAVLHSRLSLGERFDQWRAIAEGGLDIVIGPRSALFAPAARLGLIVMDEEHEWAYKQQDTPPLYHTRTVARRLAQEYGAALLLGSATPDVESYHLAVTGRYQLLELPDRLTPHVNTPLPPVTLVDLRQELKSGNLSIFSRRLKTEMTAALRNGEQIILFYNRRGGATFIQCRDCGEVIKCHNCRLPLGYHPVENRLVCHHCNAGYRLPETCPVCRSRRIKYLGLGTQKLEEETRREFPESRILRWDSDAARGKDAGYRIFDEFRSGKADILIGTQVVARGLDLPGVGLVGVINADTALNLPDFRAGERTFQLLAQVAGRAGRGEFAGRVVVQSYQPEHYAVAAAVGHNYAEFYQKELDYRRMLGYPPFGELAVITTRHVREAESLRQAQNIKQKLTGQLDARGLTGISFIGPAPAFVPRRRGCYRFQLIVKGAEVTDFLNRAGLPAGLSIDVDPLGLS, encoded by the coding sequence TTGCTCTATGCCGAGGTCAGTGTCAATGCACCGGCCGCCGGCCGGAGTGCCTTCAGCTACCAAATTCCGGCCGGCATGAATGTCCGGCCGGGGCAGGCGGTGCTGGTTCCCTTCGGTCAGAAAATCCTGCAGGGCATTGTCATTGAGGTGGCTGAACAGCCACGTTTCGCTGAAACCCGGCCGCTGGACGGCCTTATTCAGCCCCCGATTTGCCTGACACCGCAGCAATTAGCCGCCGGTCTCTTCATCAGCCGTCACTACCTCGCCCCGCTCTTTGCCTCTCTGGCCTTATGGCTGCCGCCGGGCTTTGAACGACAGGCTGCGGCCGAAATCTGCCGCACCAGTCAGCCGGCAGACGTTGCCCTCACCCCGCTGGAATCAGCCATTATGGCGGTGCTGCCTGACACCTGTATCGGGCAAAAAGCACTGGAGCAACAGTTCGGAGCCGCCAAAACCGGTCCCGCCTTGCGTCATCTGCTGGAACAAGGCCTTATTGACCGCTCATACCACCTGGCTCCCACCCGGATTAAACCCCGCCTAGAACGGGTCATCATTTTAAATATCAGTGCCGACGCCGCTGCGGATACTGCAGCCGGCCTCACAATCAGAGCCCCCAGACAAGCCGATATTCTATTCCGACTGGCCAACTCGCGCGGCCGCCTGCCGCTCAGCGAACTGCGACGGGAACTCGGCGACATAACCTCTTCCGTGAACACCCTGAAAAACAAGCGCCTTTTAAACGTCATTGAGGAAGAAGCGCCGCGAGTGCCGTGCCTGCCGGCCGCCATGGAATTACCCCTGACCCCGGCCTTGACGGCCGCACAACAATCGGCCTTGACTGCCGTCAACCAGGGACTGGGCACCGCGGTCCCCGGCCGGGCGCCGGTTTTCCTGCTGCACGGCGTTACCGGCTCCGGCAAAACAGAGGTTTATCTGCACGCCACCGCCCACGCGCTGCAACAAGGACGTCAGGTCATCATCCTGGTGCCGGAGATTGCCCTGACGCACCAGATCGTGGAACGTTTTACCGCCCGCTTTCCCGGCCGGGTGGCGGTACTCCACAGCCGGTTGTCGCTGGGCGAACGCTTTGACCAGTGGCGCGCCATCGCCGAAGGCGGCCTGGATATCGTCATCGGCCCCCGAAGTGCCTTGTTTGCACCGGCCGCCCGCCTCGGCCTGATCGTCATGGATGAAGAACACGAATGGGCCTACAAACAACAGGACACCCCGCCGCTGTACCACACCCGCACCGTCGCCCGCCGCCTGGCGCAGGAATACGGTGCGGCGCTGCTGCTCGGCTCCGCCACGCCGGATGTTGAAAGCTACCACCTGGCGGTCACCGGCCGCTACCAGTTGCTGGAACTACCGGACCGGCTGACCCCCCACGTCAACACCCCCCTGCCGCCGGTAACGCTGGTGGACCTGCGCCAGGAGTTGAAAAGCGGCAACCTGTCCATTTTCAGCCGCCGGCTTAAAACAGAAATGACCGCCGCCCTGCGCAACGGCGAACAGATTATACTTTTTTACAACCGCCGCGGCGGGGCCACCTTTATCCAGTGCCGCGACTGCGGAGAAGTCATCAAGTGCCACAATTGCCGATTGCCGCTGGGTTATCATCCGGTGGAAAACCGGCTGGTCTGCCATCATTGCAACGCCGGCTACCGGCTGCCCGAAACCTGCCCGGTTTGCCGCAGCCGCCGCATTAAATACCTGGGACTGGGCACCCAAAAGCTGGAAGAGGAAACCAGGCGGGAGTTCCCGGAGTCCCGTATCCTGCGCTGGGATTCGGACGCCGCCCGGGGCAAAGACGCCGGTTACCGCATTTTTGACGAATTCCGTTCGGGCAAGGCCGATATCCTCATCGGAACTCAGGTCGTGGCCCGCGGTCTGGACCTGCCGGGCGTCGGCCTGGTCGGCGTCATCAACGCCGATACCGCTCTGAACCTGCCGGATTTCCGCGCCGGTGAACGCACCTTTCAACTGCTGGCCCAGGTGGCCGGCCGCGCCGGACGCGGTGAATTTGCCGGCCGGGTGGTCGTCCAGAGTTACCAGCCGGAACATTACGCCGTCGCCGCCGCGGTCGGGCATAATTACGCCGAGTTTTACCAAAAAGAGCTTGATTATCGCCGAATGCTGGGCTATCCGCCCTTCGGAGAACTGGCGGTCATCACCACCCGGCATGTCCGCGAAGCCGAAAGCCTGCGCCAGGCCCAAAACATCAAACAGAAATTGACCGGGCAACTTGACGCTCGCGGCCTGACCGGCATTTCCTTCATCGGGCCGGCCCCAGCGTTTGTCCCCCGCCGCCGCGGCTGTTATCGCTTTCAGTTAATCGTCAAGGGTGCTGAAGTCACCGATTTTCTGAACCGGGCCGGTCTGCCGGCCGGCCTCAGCATTGATGTTGACCCGCTCGGCCTGAGCTGA
- a CDS encoding helix-turn-helix transcriptional regulator has product MVRVIDSSVPDNVSPVEFGKMLRLRRQAIPLTLQELAERSGISTSHIGRIERGERFPSAKVLLKLACHLQYDENELFTLAGYLTSADSPNLHSDLAKPSRQLDPQVARVLAAETPEIQRAVISLLPALKTAARDINHH; this is encoded by the coding sequence ATGGTCAGGGTTATTGACTCCAGCGTGCCCGACAACGTATCTCCGGTGGAATTCGGAAAGATGCTGCGTCTGCGGCGGCAGGCGATACCGCTGACCCTCCAGGAACTGGCTGAGCGCAGCGGCATTTCCACCTCCCACATCGGCCGGATTGAGCGGGGCGAGCGCTTCCCCTCGGCCAAAGTCCTGCTGAAACTGGCCTGTCATCTCCAGTATGATGAAAATGAACTCTTCACCCTGGCTGGCTACCTGACCTCTGCGGACAGCCCTAATCTTCACAGTGACCTCGCCAAACCGTCGCGGCAGCTTGACCCCCAGGTCGCCCGGGTGCTGGCCGCCGAAACCCCGGAAATTCAGCGGGCCGTCATCAGCCTGCTGCCCGCGCTGAAAACCGCCGCCCGGGATATCAACCACCACTAG
- the trmD gene encoding tRNA (guanosine(37)-N1)-methyltransferase TrmD, with product MRIDILTLFPEMFAGPFSSSILKRAVDRGLLRIELHNIRDYTHDRHHVVDDTPYGGGAGMVIKPEPVFEAVAAAQSAAEEPAEIILLSPAGRLFTQAIAAELALKPRLILISGHYEGLDERVRTIISDEISIGDYVLSGGELPAMVVADAVARLVPGVLGSSDSHLDESHSDGLLEYPHYTRPPEYRGLTVPPVLLSGNHAAIARWRRRESLKLTLKRRPDLLDLKNLSAADRRLLAEIEAECPDTPDIAGS from the coding sequence ATGCGGATAGATATTCTGACTCTGTTTCCAGAAATGTTTGCCGGACCTTTCAGCTCCAGCATCCTGAAGCGGGCTGTTGACCGCGGCCTGCTGCGGATTGAACTACACAATATCCGGGATTACACCCATGACCGCCATCATGTGGTTGACGACACCCCTTACGGCGGCGGCGCCGGCATGGTCATCAAACCGGAACCAGTGTTTGAAGCGGTAGCAGCGGCGCAATCAGCAGCGGAAGAGCCTGCCGAAATCATCTTGCTGTCGCCGGCGGGGCGGCTTTTCACTCAGGCGATCGCCGCCGAGTTGGCGCTCAAGCCGCGACTGATTCTCATCTCCGGCCATTATGAAGGTCTTGATGAACGGGTCAGAACCATCATCAGCGATGAAATCAGCATCGGGGATTATGTGCTTTCCGGCGGTGAACTGCCGGCGATGGTGGTTGCTGACGCGGTCGCCCGGCTGGTACCCGGTGTTTTAGGTTCTAGTGATTCCCACCTGGATGAATCCCACAGTGACGGGCTGCTGGAATACCCGCACTATACCCGCCCGCCGGAGTACCGGGGTCTGACCGTCCCCCCGGTCCTGCTGTCCGGCAACCATGCCGCCATCGCCCGCTGGCGACGGCGGGAGTCACTGAAGTTGACCCTTAAACGCCGGCCGGACCTGCTGGACTTAAAAAACCTGTCCGCCGCCGACCGGCGTCTGTTGGCAGAAATTGAAGCTGAATGTCCCGATACCCCGGATATCGCCGGCTCTTAG
- the rplS gene encoding 50S ribosomal protein L19 — protein sequence MRVSELVPAEVKADFPEVNPGDTVKVHVKIVEGEKERIQVFQGVVLRVRAGGDGGNFTVRRVSYGIGVERVFPFASPRVDKIEVLRRGKVRRAKLYYLRNLSGKAARIKERREPVAKASE from the coding sequence GTGAGAGTTTCAGAGCTGGTACCGGCCGAGGTCAAAGCTGATTTCCCCGAGGTTAATCCCGGTGACACCGTCAAGGTTCATGTCAAGATAGTTGAAGGTGAGAAGGAACGTATTCAGGTATTCCAGGGTGTGGTGCTGCGGGTCCGCGCCGGCGGCGACGGCGGTAATTTCACCGTCCGACGCGTCAGCTACGGCATCGGCGTGGAGCGGGTGTTCCCCTTTGCCTCCCCCCGGGTAGATAAAATTGAAGTGCTTCGCCGCGGCAAGGTTCGCCGGGCCAAGCTTTACTATCTGCGCAACTTGTCCGGCAAGGCTGCCCGGATTAAGGAACGTCGCGAGCCGGTCGCCAAGGCATCCGAATAA